A part of Cannabis sativa cultivar Pink pepper isolate KNU-18-1 chromosome 6, ASM2916894v1, whole genome shotgun sequence genomic DNA contains:
- the LOC115724896 gene encoding uncharacterized protein LOC115724896 isoform X3 encodes MDSNCEVAMAEDISIFCLMQTKVALCNHSNSINHLISDTSGTKKRAIPVKVDAPKPKRAKISKSERNILILRKKCMLRDKSLNLNRRTSEKVEGFDLPKKNPPKEWDYIYDQKNLFIAKAFSTTTFLGYRKY; translated from the exons ATGGATTCAAATTGTGAG GTAGCTATGGCTGAAGACATCTCTATCTTTTGTTTGATGCAAACCAAAG ttGCATTATGTAATCACAGCAATTCAATAAATCATCTCATTTCAG ATACATCGGGCACTAAGAAAAGAGCCATTCCAGTTAAGGTCGACGCTCCTAAGCCTAAGAGAGCTAAAATTTCGAAGTCTGAACGCAAT ATTCTTATTTTGAGGAAGAAGTGCATGCTGAGGGACAAAAGCCTAAACTTAAATCGAAG GACCTCAGAGAAAGTTGAAGGATTTGACTTACCGAAAAAAAATCCCCCTAag GAATGGGATTACATTTATGATCAGAAGAATCTCTTCATTGCGAAAGCCTTTTCGACTACTACATTCCTAGGTTATAGAAAATATTAA
- the LOC115724896 gene encoding uncharacterized protein LOC115724896 isoform X2: MILFLIFFLEYIFQVAMAEDISIFCLMQTKVALCNHSNSINHLISDTSGTKKRAIPVKVDAPKPKRAKISKSERNILILRKKCMLRDKSLNLNRRSMLGPQRKLKDLTYRKKIPLRNGITFMIRRISSLRKPFRLLHS; encoded by the exons ATGATCttattcttaatattttttttggagtATATATTTCAGGTAGCTATGGCTGAAGACATCTCTATCTTTTGTTTGATGCAAACCAAAG ttGCATTATGTAATCACAGCAATTCAATAAATCATCTCATTTCAG ATACATCGGGCACTAAGAAAAGAGCCATTCCAGTTAAGGTCGACGCTCCTAAGCCTAAGAGAGCTAAAATTTCGAAGTCTGAACGCAAT ATTCTTATTTTGAGGAAGAAGTGCATGCTGAGGGACAAAAGCCTAAACTTAAATCGAAGGT CCATGTTAGGACCTCAGAGAAAGTTGAAGGATTTGACTTACCGAAAAAAAATCCCCCTAag GAATGGGATTACATTTATGATCAGAAGAATCTCTTCATTGCGAAAGCCTTTTCGACTACTACATTCCTAG
- the LOC115724896 gene encoding uncharacterized protein LOC115724896 isoform X4, translating to MILFLIFFLEYIFQVAMAEDISIFCLMQTKVALCNHSNSINHLISDTSGTKKRAIPVKVDAPKPKRAKISKSERNILILRKKCMLRDKSLNLNRRNGITFMIRRISSLRKPFRLLHS from the exons ATGATCttattcttaatattttttttggagtATATATTTCAGGTAGCTATGGCTGAAGACATCTCTATCTTTTGTTTGATGCAAACCAAAG ttGCATTATGTAATCACAGCAATTCAATAAATCATCTCATTTCAG ATACATCGGGCACTAAGAAAAGAGCCATTCCAGTTAAGGTCGACGCTCCTAAGCCTAAGAGAGCTAAAATTTCGAAGTCTGAACGCAAT ATTCTTATTTTGAGGAAGAAGTGCATGCTGAGGGACAAAAGCCTAAACTTAAATCGAAG GAATGGGATTACATTTATGATCAGAAGAATCTCTTCATTGCGAAAGCCTTTTCGACTACTACATTCCTAG
- the LOC115724896 gene encoding uncharacterized protein LOC115724896 isoform X5, which translates to MVLKKIAKKLVGDVPDTSGTKKRAIPVKVDAPKPKRAKISKSERNILILRKKCMLRDKSLNLNRRTSEKVEGFDLPKKNPPKEWDYIYDQKNLFIAKAFSTTTFLGYRKY; encoded by the exons ATGGTGTTGAAAAAAATTGCTAAGAAATTAGTGGGTGATGTTCCAGATACATCGGGCACTAAGAAAAGAGCCATTCCAGTTAAGGTCGACGCTCCTAAGCCTAAGAGAGCTAAAATTTCGAAGTCTGAACGCAAT ATTCTTATTTTGAGGAAGAAGTGCATGCTGAGGGACAAAAGCCTAAACTTAAATCGAAG GACCTCAGAGAAAGTTGAAGGATTTGACTTACCGAAAAAAAATCCCCCTAag GAATGGGATTACATTTATGATCAGAAGAATCTCTTCATTGCGAAAGCCTTTTCGACTACTACATTCCTAGGTTATAGAAAATATTAA
- the LOC133039102 gene encoding uncharacterized protein LOC133039102, with protein sequence MEMFREGGSTSRPPMLEGANYPYWKTKMRAFLKAVDERVWMAVSEGWSPPSVTDEEGDKLKKTSEWTVDEMEKANFNSKALHALFNAVSTNQLKVISNCEVAKEAWEKLRIKNEGTEAVKKARLRALAKSFENLSMDEEESVTDFHAKLCDISNESYALGKVYSNKKLVRKVLGALPKKFMSKVTSIEESRDIEALDLDELICSLQNYEMSLKMWSKGKKQKDLEKDKSEMGVAFVLKEDTNKLNESVECSMDENFALLAKNYARFLKKSFKKSSGAGKENSSGKNQSNFNKAPQSGEEKGRGIQCHECKGFGHIQAECANTLKKKKALTVTWSDSDEEEPSDSSKDDKSMIAFLAKECSSVASELEETISDSDSDGAEKNRAYEEMFAQWSYMAKRIKELQDWNKELDASKSDLEEKLKKLTMELCSKDSEIYKLTAELFRTKQSLSCLPPGTAALNQALHSQKPYGDRTSIGYKMLYKQGQDLSINGASSSHEEIKLNFVPASENLPCSQKEISSSESLKKVNNNRRTGRKKPAPSQEKFVPVCHFCNRRGHIRPKCYKLNTYLRNLIKRQSTKGKSYNSSSGASGRKSTGKAKDVALVAHTSLSAMQENHWYFDSGCSRHMTGSRDSLSNFKDNQEGSVTFGDGNRGKIMGYGDLKLAGKFPLTGVLFVQGLKANLISIGQLCDAEYDVRFTKSQCLVSLAGSEVLVGNRTADHCYALGSQVTCHRTFMDKLDLWHYRLGHLNFRDLKRIVKLKAVRGIPELTMSRDRMCGPCQQGKQTRSSHPPINDLLTSRVLELLHVDLMGPMQTESIAGKR encoded by the coding sequence atGGAAATGTTTCGTGAAGGAGGTTCCACCTCTCGACCACCCATGCTTGAAGGAGCTAACTACCCTTACTGGAAAACCAAGATGAGGGCATTCTTGAAGGCTGTGGACGAAAGAGTGTGGATGGCTGTCTCTGAAGGTTGGTCCCCTCCCTCGGTTACTGATGAAGAGGGAGATAAACTCAAGAAAACCAGTGAGTGGACTGTTGATGAAATGGAAAAAGCAAACTTCAATTCAAAGGCGCTCCATGCTCTCTTTAATGCAGTCTCAACCAATCAGCTGAAGGTTATCTCAAACTGTGAAGTTGCCAAGGAGGCTTGGGAAAAGTTAAGGATAAAGAATGAAGGAACAGAAGCTGTCAAGAAAGCTAGATTGAGAGCTCTTGCAAAATCCTTTGAAAACTTGTCCATGGATGAGGAGGAATCAGTGACGGACTTTCATGCCAAGCTATGTGACATCTCTAATGAGTCCTATGCTCTGGGGAAGGTATACTCTAACAAGAAACTGGTGAGAAAGGTTCTTGGTGCCTTGCCAAAAAAATTCATGTCGAAGGTCACCTCAATTGAAGAGAGTCGCGACATTGAAGCTCTTGATCTTGATGAATTAATTTGCTCCCTGCAGAACTATGAGATGTCTCTGAAAATGTGGTCCAAAGGGAAGAAACAGAAAGATCTTGAAAAGGACAAGAGTGAAATGGGAGTTGCCTTTGTTCTTAAAGAAGACACCAACAAACTGAATGAATCAGTTGAATGCTCTATGGATGAGAACTTTGCCCTTCTTGCAAAAAACTATGCTAGATTTTTGAAAAAGAGCTTTAAGAAGAGCTCAGGTGCAGGAAAAGAAAACTCGAGTGGCAAAAACCAGTCCAATTTCAACAAAGCTCCTCAGTCTGGTGAGGAAAAAGGAAGAGGGATACAATGTCATGAGTGCAAAGGATTTGGTCACATACAGGCTGAGTGTGCCAACACCCTAAAAAAGAAGAAGGCTCTTACGGTGACTTGGAGTGATAGTGATGAAGAAGAGCCAAGTGATAGCTCTAAAGATGATAAGTCCATGATTGCTTTCTTAGCTAAAGAATGCTCCAGTGTAGCATCAGAACTAGAGGAAACTATCTCAGATTCAGACTCTGATGGTGCTGAAAAAAATAGAGCCTATGAAGAGATGTTTGCTCAATGGAGCTACATGGCTAAAAGGATCAAGGAACTTCAAGATTGGAACAAGGAATTGGATGCCAGCAAATCAGATCTTGAAGAGAAGCTAAAAAAGCTCACTATGGAACTGTGCTCAAAGGATAGTGAGATTTATAAGCTAACTGCAGAACTGTTCAGAACTAAACAATCCCTCTCATGCTTGCCTCCAGGAACTGCAGCCTTGAATCAAGCTCTACACAGTCAAAAACCATATGGGGATCGCACTTCCATAGGGTACAAAATGTTATATAAACAAGGGCAGGATCTGTCCATCAATGGTGCCTCATCCTCACATGAGGAAATTAAACTCAACTTTGTCCCTGCCTCTGAGAACTTGCCATGTAGTCAGAAAGAGATCTCTTCTAGTGAGTCTTTGAAAAAGGTCAACAATAATCGAAGAACTGGACGAAAGAAACCTGCCCCATCTCAAGAAAAATTTGTACCAGTATGCCATTTCTGCAACAGAAGAGGGCATATCAGACCTAAGTGCTACAAACTGAACACCTATTTGAGAAACCTGATAAAGCGTCAGTCCACAAAGGGCAAATCCTATAACTCCTCAAGTGGGGCATCAGGTAGAAAATCAACTGGTAAGGCAAAAGACGTAGCTCTTGTGGCTCATACGTCTCTGTCTGCTATGCAAGAAAATCACTGGTACTTTGATAGTGGGTGCTCAAGGCACATGACAGGCTCGCGTGATTCTCTAAGCAACTTCAAAGACAATCAAGAAGGGTCTGTGACGTTTGGAGATGGTAATCGAGGAAAGATTATGGGTTACGGAGATCTGAAGTTGGCAGGCAAGTTCCCTCTAACAGGTGTTCTGTTTGTTCAAGGCTTGAAGGCCAATCTGATCAGCATTGGGCAACTCTGTGATGCAGAGTATGATGTACGTTTTACCAAATCACAATGCTTGGTGTCCTTAGCTGGAAGTGAAGTGTTAGTTGGAAATCGCACAGCTGATCACTGCTATGCACTCGGAAGCCAAGTGACATGTCATCGCACGTTTATGGACAAACTGGACTTATGGCATTACAGACTGGGTCACTTAAATTTCagggacttaaaaagaattgtCAAGCTGAAAGCTGTACGAGGGATTCCTGAACTGACTATGAGCAGAGACAGAATGTGTGGTCCATGTCAACAAGGGAAGCAAACTCGATCATCCCACCCTCCTATCAATGACCTTTTGACATCTCGAGTACTAGAACTGTTACATGTGGACTTAATGGGACCAATGCAAACTGAGAGTATAGCTGGAAAGAGATAA
- the LOC115724896 gene encoding uncharacterized protein LOC115724896 isoform X1, translating into MILFLIFFLEYIFQVAMAEDISIFCLMQTKVALCNHSNSINHLISDTSGTKKRAIPVKVDAPKPKRAKISKSERNILILRKKCMLRDKSLNLNRRTSEKVEGFDLPKKNPPKEWDYIYDQKNLFIAKAFSTTTFLGYRKY; encoded by the exons ATGATCttattcttaatattttttttggagtATATATTTCAGGTAGCTATGGCTGAAGACATCTCTATCTTTTGTTTGATGCAAACCAAAG ttGCATTATGTAATCACAGCAATTCAATAAATCATCTCATTTCAG ATACATCGGGCACTAAGAAAAGAGCCATTCCAGTTAAGGTCGACGCTCCTAAGCCTAAGAGAGCTAAAATTTCGAAGTCTGAACGCAAT ATTCTTATTTTGAGGAAGAAGTGCATGCTGAGGGACAAAAGCCTAAACTTAAATCGAAG GACCTCAGAGAAAGTTGAAGGATTTGACTTACCGAAAAAAAATCCCCCTAag GAATGGGATTACATTTATGATCAGAAGAATCTCTTCATTGCGAAAGCCTTTTCGACTACTACATTCCTAGGTTATAGAAAATATTAA